The DNA region attattgttatcaatattacatcaattattattgttatcaatattacatcaattattattgttattaatattacatcaattatcattgttattattattacatcaattattattgatatcaatattacatcaattattattgttatcaatattacatcaattattattgttattaatattacctcaattatcattgttattattattacataaattattattgttattaatattacatcaattattattgttattaatattacatcaattattgttgttattattattacatcaattattattgttatcaatattacatcaattattattgttatcaatattacatcaattgttattgttatcaatattacatcaattattattgttatcactattacatcaattattattgttattaatattacatcaattattattgttattattagtgttattattattacatcaattattattgttattaatattacatcaattattattgttattattattacatcaattattatttttatcaatattacatcaattattattgttatcaatattacatcaattattattgtattaaaattacatcaattatcattgttattaatattacatcaattattattgttattactattatttacatatttaacatATATCAGCTTTAAATATCTTACGAATAATTACCCCATTGCAAcaattttaagcaaaaataaaataacatcatCCTCTAGACTGATCATAAAGAAGGAAGTCCTAAATACTAAAGTGCACCAATTTCTGTAGACTTCTTGAACTAAGTGTCTATAACTTGTCTTTTGTATGTTGTTGTATGTGGTTCAGATCAAAATGATAtttcaaaaagaaaatataaatgaaatatatttaacaaGCTCCTTTCATGTATTGAACCAAGCTACCTATGTTTTACCCCATAATCAAAATTAACGATCATCCCTGTATCGAGGTATATCCATATAAAGGAAatattaaaattgcttttaatcCCTTTAAGATCCTGATTAGGATTATGTAAAACGACGTATATATCCGGAGCAGCACGCCATTTGGAAGTAACTTGGATTTACAGATTAGAAAACTAAAGCCTATATAAAATCATCTTACaacataataatgataacacTTCAAAGGTCCATGATGAAGTCGGTGGTCTTTGCTCTCCTCTTGCTTACAGCACTCTGTGTTCATGCTAGAATACCCTACGGTaagtttttttctttgttatcATGAAGAAATTGGAAACGTGTATTAgtattacatttaaattgatGTACATGTTTAAATCCATATTTATTGTTAgaaaattataggcctagtagttaaAGTGGATATTTTTACAATATGTAATTATAAGAAATTACAATCCTCAAAttctattataaaattattttgaaaaataaagttatataaaGAGTATATTTCAGTTTAGGAGTAAAATTATATATCGTCTTTTATAGCTTCGTATACGTACAAAAGAAGGTCAGATATGCCTACAAAAAGTTTTCATTTGTCATCATACCTTCTTGTACTGTGTAGAACCTCGTTTGAGATAGTCGCACATTATGTTTCAgctctggcataattttgttcTAACAATATTAATGTATAGGCTGTTCTCAGGTTTGTCCACTTGGCTGTGCAAACCGTGGTCTTGGTCCTGACCTATGTCCAAGATGTGAGTGTTATCTTTATCCTAAAGAACTCCCTCCACCTCGAccaccaccacctggaccacccGGTGGTAAGTTACtctatatctatatacagttctttttttttcagggaaataacttttttttaatctaatcTTTggatattatgtgacattatgtgcattctaaacaaaaaaattatttgttcagAGAGAGAAAACACAATTTCAAAGTAAACGAATCTATCATTAGTTTTTAACTGTTTTCAcacataattttaaattaaggaCTATAAATTGATCTATCTGTCTTTCAAAATAATTCGACAACAAGAGCTTTAGACGGTCGCTCCCGAAGTCTTTCCTAGCCGAATTTTGCCAGGATGCAGGATGGTATACACGGCGATGGTGTGTCGCCTCTTCATTTACTCCATAAACTAAATAGGTGATCACGTGCTACATTCATCGGAATTTCAATATCAATTTATAGGTTGTTCTCCTATTTGTCCGAGTGGTTGTTTAAACATTGGTATTCGTAACGGATGTGCAAAATGTCTGTGTTCTCGTCGTGATGTGGATCGTGGAACACGTGAGAGGATTTCAAATACATTCTCATAGCAATGACTATTAGTTTCAGTAACTGCCAAAGTGTTATCAGTTTATATCTGATTGTTATCATGGCAgaaaatatgtaattataacaAACAGTTCAAAAAGGGTACATAAATGACAATCTTATCAGCCAGAGAAATGTGCTGGAGTTATTAATTAATCTACAACTGTGAAgatgttttctttatattttaggTCTGGGATAATATAACAGACGCACTGATTTAAGATGCGCGAAACAGCAACTTTGGAATTCGATGACCAATGACGTGTCACATTCATGAAAATACTGTTTATATAATTTCTTTATCTTtgcaattaataaaaaaatgaaaaaagaaaacttAGACAGCAATATCGTTTCTTTATTTTGTGTACGTAGCAAGACTAAGCTCCTACTTATATGGATCGGCCACCATGGATCGGCCATCATAACAGGCAGGCatgtagtctgggttccagacggtgTTTTGACTTAATACTAGTAAAAcgataaacattttggcacatatggcgtttcatacgtatactacttgagcgtcaaacataaaaaataaactacagACTTATcataaataggtttttttataCCAAACACGGCTATATTACGAAGAAAATCGTTTGGCACCaaggtaccatcttcgagacgtcatggctgcatccggtttgaaataaaaaaaatccagCTCTAAAGCTTTGACTTGAGGatacatgtccctgtagtatagtCATGCCAAATCTCAGCTCAATACCACAACGAATacgggaggagtagtactttatcaATCGCACTTTTTTCGATTGGTACCatgtttatgacgtcataattctGCATCCGGTTGAAGTACGAATATTTTCTCTCTAGGCCTATAGCTTTGTTTACCTATTACCCTAGTATATGCATGCCATGTTTTCAAAACCGTCGGACGACGCGTAGAGAACTAGTATGACTTGAAAGTTGgatcaatagtgtccagatggaagaggataaagggtctttcacacctgttccggcacggttccggtccggcgaatcgaacatcaatgtttcgttttcacgcggctatgcaccaatcgatatgcgcgtagccgcgtaaaatcgaaacattgacgttcgattggatttttcGGCGCCGGactggaaccgtgccggaacaggtgtgaacgACCCTTTAAACAGCGAACTCAAACGCTCTCGATGGGACGTCTTAAATAAGCTATTATAGGTGGACATTTGGAATTAGAAAAGGTACACACATCGTCTTTAGGCTATTCTGATGACAATGCCGTGTGGGGAcgcaatttagtttattttaaattttgttttagcTTATAAAAGATGTATtctcccccaaaacatgaacaattaggattaataaaatcagactttaaataagCCATTGtgcacttctgtagaaaaaaaaaatgtgatgatggTCCATTGAAAAATATTGGCATTGTTTAATCCCTCCCAAGATCTCTTAATAAAGATTATGTAAAAACGTATGTAATTGGAGAACGcctcaaattaaaattaactcGGATTTACAGATTAGCAAACTAAAGCCTATACGCCTATATAAAATCatcttacaaaataataatgataacactTCAAAGGTCCATGATGAAGTCGGTGGTCTTTGCTCTCCTACTCACAGCGCTCTGTGTTCATGCTATgccccatttttttttttttttatcatggaGGAATTGGAAACTTGTATTAGTATTACATTAAATTGATGTACATATTTAAATCCATATCTATTGTTAGAAAATGTTAGGCCTAGTAGTTCAAGTGGATATTTCGCCAATCTGTAGGCATAATGATAAGAAATCGCAGTACTCAAATTCCATTATAAAggtatttgaaaaataaagctATAAGagtatattttagttttaaatggagtaaaattataaataaagtttaGATCAATGATCAAGACTATAAATTGATCTATCCGTCTTTCAACAATAATATTCGACAGACACTTTCATTTGGCCTTAAACGGTCGTTCCCGAAATCTTTCCTAGCCGGATTTTGTCAGGATGCCTGGCTGACGatggtaagttttttttttttaaggaaatagataataaatatgtttaaataaattacgaAGCAACCATggagataaaaaataatttgtttacctCCATAAATCAACactttcatttaaatttaaattctaaataactaattattatttaaagggAATCAAACGCTGTCAGGGAAATGATAAGGAACTTAGTTTTGGGTACAATGTGCAAAACAAAGATTAACGGAACGATTTCACATTAATTTCTAGGCTGTCCTCCTGTCTGTCCACCTGGTTGTTCTATAAGTGGTTCTGATGATAAAGGATGTCCAACATGCGATTGTCCTGACGATGGTAAGTTTTgtttatgatattattatttgaataaattacgAAAGCTACGCTATTATTTAGATGTCAATGATTGGAAATAACTAATTCTGgacgtgtaggcctataacattcaGTCGAGAGGTTGTATTATTTGTTCAGGAgtgtgaattttttttttgattgattgatggaaGCGTTCGATGGTGTAATACGTACGCTAACACACACAACTAAAAAATTGGCGCGAGGATAAAgtctaaataattatataaatattaatgccAACACTTTTGTACAGTAAGATAGTAAATAATACTGTGAGTTGAATTAAACTAACTAACGATGGACGCTACTTATTAACCTTATTCGGAATTTCTTCGATGAAGAATCTTTTCTAAGGGCACCTTTTCTCCCTTCTCCCCATGATCACGTGAGAGATTCatatgaattttattattaatttataggtTGTTCTCAATTATTATGTTCGGTCGATTGTATATTGGTTGATAATACTCACGGATGTGCAACGTGTGTATGTCCTCCTGAAATACGTAAGTGAAACTCATATTGAATTTTCCTGAAAATATGTTGTAAATTGTACTAAGAAAAATCAAAGCAAGtttcataggcctacagtcattttaatgaatcatttaaCATGATGAACCGATACAAAATCAAGTTACAAAttgttaattttctttttatccaGGTGATGatcttgaaaatattacatagaAAATATGACTCAATTTCTATCTTTAATTTCATACTTTAAATTCGCATAGACCTAAAGTAACTAAAGTAAAGTAACTTTGAATTGACTTGCATTTATTATTCTTTAGAAGCTCGGTGTACTGAGTGTTACCCATGTAGTGGATTTCGCGGTCATAGTGGGAGATGTAGATGTTTCTGCGATGTTCGAGACTTACGTAAGCAAATACTTTTTTGAActaataaagtatggaacgcaaaaagtgcaaacaAAGTGAATTgattaaataatgatattaataataaaatctgtTTTCACATATCATCTGCATATCTTACAGTTTGTGGACAATGCATCGTCTTACCGGATGTAGCATGAACATTTCTATTCACTGGGGTAAGTTACAGATAGGCCTAACCTACAATTGACAGTTAAGCCTAACCTACAGTTGACAGTTAAGCTGAAGgaaaatactgtaggcctatatataaccCACTACATTTTTAGGAGATTATATATTCTcttattttgttcattttctaATATGAGCATAAAGATACCATAAAATATTCCAAAAAGAAGCCGATGttgtttgcaaaagtaatcttgaaaagaagcctaCAGTTTAGTCAAACATTTGATTATTATCAGAAGTAGAAACTGACAAAACatgaaaattcatttttttaaccaACATTTTGATTTGAAATGTTCTATTCATTTGCATTGCTAAGAAATTAAAAGTAGatatttctttcttctttttttctttatttccattcatcTTGAACATTACATAAATAAGCAAAAttcaaagagaaaaaaaagaatagatctccatctaaaaaaaatatccaGAAAATATTTCATGATTATGTTTATAAAGCCTTTTTCTCTAaaacttaaaaatcagtttttcATATGGTGAGTTAGTAACAATTGACTCTGAAAACTGGTATAAACCTAACTTTAGTTTTATtgcaataaaatattgaaacatAAATGCAGTAATGTGACCCACCATATAACAATTTGACTCAGCATTACTAAGATTGAAGTACGTTACTTCCATTATACAGTACTtacttaaacattattatagtattgtaactatttctttttttattataggcatACCGATGTTTTAAATTCTGGCCATATTTGCTGCTGAAATGAAAGTACATCATGTCAACATACAGTAATAACTTTGATCATATCATCATCGATCAAtaattatagaaataaataaaataattatggtgTATTGTATTCATATTTGCTTTCTAAATTGTagttacctccgccaaggaggttatgttttcacccctgtaggggtgcgtgtgtgtgtgtctgtgaacagcctggaggccacagttcaATTCTCACAAAAACTTaaccacaatgatcaatgattcatcatattataattgtggttaaattttgaagggtcagggtc from Antedon mediterranea chromosome 2, ecAntMedi1.1, whole genome shotgun sequence includes:
- the LOC140039871 gene encoding uncharacterized protein, which encodes MITLQRSMMKSVVFALLLLTALCVHARIPYGCSQVCPLGCANRGLGPDLCPRCECYLYPKELPPPRPPPPGPPGGCSPICPSGCLNIGIRNGCAKCLCSRRDVDRGTRLG
- the LOC140039872 gene encoding uncharacterized protein isoform X1 — its product is MSMMKSVVFALLLTAICVHAFPGCPPICPFGCSNIGLDSFGCPICECFPQQPGPPPGPPPPGPPPPGPPPPGPPPPGPPPPGPPPPGPPGGCPPVCPPGCSISGSDDKGCPTCDCPDDGCSQLLCSVDCILVDNTHGCATCVCPPEIQARCTECYPCSGFRGHSGRCRCFCDVRDLLCGQCIVLPDVA
- the LOC140039872 gene encoding uncharacterized protein isoform X2; amino-acid sequence: MSMMKSVVFALLLTAICVHAFPGCPPICPFGCSNIGLDSFGCPICECFPQQPGPPPGPPPPGPPPPGPPPPGPPPPGPPPPGPPPPGPPGGCPPVCPPGCSISGSDDKGCPTCDCPDDGCSQLLCSVDCILVDNTHGCATCVCPPEIPRCTECYPCSGFRGHSGRCRCFCDVRDLLCGQCIVLPDVA